The Halomarina ordinaria genome segment ACCTGTTAGGATTGCGATCTCCCGAACGCCCATTACCTCTACAAAATTCTGTTCCACAAGCAGAGAACGGCTGTCAGAGACTTAGCAGTTCGGGCATAGTCCTCTTCAGGACTGTTTGTGTATTGCTTGATGATGGAGACTTAGCTCACTGAACAAGAACCCAACCGTACTTCTCAATTGTTGACCGGCGAAATTGGAGGTGAAATACTCGGTCAATTATGTCGGGGAGTGCGGAGATTATTCACTTATAATATCCATATGCTCGTCCCCCTCCCGTTTCGTCAACGATTCCGCTTTCTTCGGACAAGCGTTTCCACTCAGCAACATCCTTGTCTCCTCGTTCGCGTACTGTCAATCTGTATCGGGGTTTCTCTCCCGGGTCAGTCAAAACTTTCTCCAGATGGATGACTTTCTCACGATAATTGAATCCAGTAGGGAGGCCCAGTTTCCGTATTCGGACCCCAAATGGCGGGTCTGTTATACGGGTGTTCACGGGGCGTTCGTCATATACTCTCCCGTTGAAATCAATAATAATCCGATTAGTGTCGTCTGACGGCCGGGTGAAGAATCTGCTTAACTCCTCATTGAACTCCAGTTGGTTGCGTGACCCACCGGTCATTTTCTCTGTTTCGATCCACAAGCACTGAGCGTCACTGGCGTACCTGACATGTTCTGAAGCTTCATATTCACCAAGAATAGGATTCTGTGTGTGGGCTTCCTCTCGAATTTCAGAGTACTGCTCTATCAGTTCATCTGTGACTGGTTTAGAATTCTTCCAAACGCTGTCCCACCATGTGTCGAATGTCTTGACCTCCTCTGGTTCTAGGCCATCTGCGACCGATTTGGCTATTCCAAGTTCGTAATTAGATGGTGTTCCCCCAAGTGCTGCGTGGGTCAGATTTGCCGATGTAATGAAGAGACGACGTTGGCTTGAATGTTTAAAAGACTCAATTGAGATGGTTTTTGCGTGGAATCGGGGTCGTCCGGTAAGGGTTTCAACAGAGAGCCTATCACCGGGTAAATAGACTCGCACTTCGGTGTTACCATGACTTTGGAGATTTTTGAGAGCCCCCGGTTCCGTGATTCCTTGATCAAGACCAACAATCCATTCTGAGTCCGTGAGGTCTCGCCAGTCATTAGTTGTTTCTCCCCTTAGAAACGTCTCAAGTCCTGTTTCGGTTGCGTAAGCGAACCCAGCGCGGACGAGGCTCTGGGATGCAATGTCAGAAATAGCTCTTTCAACGTACTCGCCCGCCTCCAGCGATTTCCCCGGACCTCCTGCGAAAATCATAATTGCTATATTTGTCTTCTTACTATTTGTTGCTTCCCACTGGTTGACCAATCGGGTCCTTATGCCAACGCATAGACTCCCCCTGACCAGTGGTATGATCCGGATCAGATGACAGTAGCTATCATAGTGTGTTCAAATTGGTACTCGCGAATCTGTTTGAGTCTGGGAATACAGATCCACCAACTCCCGGGTATCACTCAGCGTCAGGGAACAATTCTCGGACCACCTGCAATCGCTGGAGTTCGTTCAACTCGTTGCGGATTCGAGTCCGCTTGTCCTCTGGGATTCCATAGAAGTCGTATGCGAGCTTCTCTATTTCCCAATCATCCCCACGGTCAATCTTACCGTTGGATTTGCAGGCGTTACGAACGAGGTTGACGAACCGGTCATACCGCTCCTTCTCTTCCTCGTCATCGAAGTCGACTTCTGGGTAGGGGAGGCCCATGACCAATCCCTGCGTCTTGTACGGGTACGACTGCCACTCAATCTCCGAGCGCTCTTTCGTGTAATAGTAGAGCATCACACGGCTATTCAGCAGTCCAAGGAAGTATTCGAGATCGTACTGCTCGAACTCTGGGTCTCGGTCTTCCAATAAGCGGAAGACGTAGACAACTTGGAGGCACCGAGCATCGGTGTAGTCGATGAACGCGTTGAATCCGAATCCAGTCTTTCGAAGGAGTATTTTCGGGGGTGAGTAGAGGTTCTCGTCCTCGAAGTCAATACCATCTATGGAGTCATCGATGAACGCATGACCCGACTCTCGGTAGCGAGTAACGTGTTCGCCAAAGTAGAGGCGCTTCCAACTACTGTCGGGACAGTGATTCTTGATAATTTCTCTCGTCTCGTAGGCCTCCTCAAACTCGTATTCCTTCTCACAGTGAGTACAGGTCTTCGAGTAATACCCGCCACCCTTCGACGCCGCTCGCTTTTGTGGGTACGTGTCCCAGTTCATGCAGGAAGGGCACCGCATCACTTCTCCAGACTTCCCGATTTCATCACCGCGCGAGTCAAAGAGAACCTCCGCGGTGTCCACTGTATCGGTGCCCATGATATCCATGATGGCGTAGTCATCCTCGTCGGCAAATGGCTTAAACGCGTAGTCTGGTTCGTCGAGGATACGTTGTTGAACCTTCGTGTTTTGCCGTTCAGTAATTAGGGTTGACAGGGCCGTCCCGCCTGCGCCCTGCATACGGTCTCGGTCCTCTTTTCGAAGGACTGAACACTCCACTACGTTGTCTCCCATGGATGGCGTTTTGGTGTATTGAATGATTGCACTGCCAGTCCAGACATCTTCAAAGACACCTTCACCGAGCTTGTGAATCTGGTCAACAGTGTAGTTCATTGCGAGCCATTTGCGGAGTTCCTCATGTTCCTCACGGAAGATGGAGTCAGGGATAATGAACCCAAGCGTTCCCCCGTCACCAAGTAGCTCTGCAGTCAATTCAATGAACAGTTCATAGGTGTCGTACTGCCCAGAGGCGAGCGAGTACTGTCCCTCACCTTCTACCCAGTCCCGATAGTCGTCAACGTCTGCACCCCACGGAGGGTTTCCAGCGATTACGCTGAAACCGTCTCCGTTCGCCCCCACAATCTCCTCAAATTCGGTTTCCCAATCGAACGCCCCCATCTCGTCAGCCTCCTCAACCGAGATTTCCAAGGTCGAAGCCACCGCTTCATTAGGACCGTTGAGTAGGCTGTTTCCTCGCTTAATGTTTTCCTCAAGAATCGTGGGGAGCTTTTCTCCGCTTTTGAGGGCCTTCAAGAACAGGTTGACAGAGGCGATCTCTGTCGCTTGATAGTCAAGGTCGACACCAAACAAGTTGTTCCGAAGAATCCGTTGTCGATAGTCAGAGAAATTTTTGATTCGCGAATAATCGTCCAGTTTCGCTTCCTCTGGGCGAGCGGCACGAACGAGGTTTTGATACTCTTTGTAGCAGGCTTCGAACTTGTCGTACGCCTTGATTAAGAATGACCCACTTCCACAGGATACGTCAAGGAACCGTATCTGCTCGACCTCTGAGAACCGGTTTGCGGCGGCCTTAAAATCCGGGTCTTCGCAATTGAGTTCAGACCGAACGTCGTCCATCACGCGGTTCAGCCTCTCTCCGAGCGTTGAGTCGACAATGTACTCAACAACCGGTACAGGCGTATAGTAGATGCCTCCTTCACGGCGTACGTCGTCGATTTCTTCGAGTTCTAAACCCTCTTCCTTTTCGCGGATTGCATGGCCGAGGTAGTCCTCGTAGATGCTCCCGAGGATGTCTGCATCGAGGTATTCGAAGTTGTACTCGTAGAGTTCATCGATGATGTCTTTGAGGGTTTCGTTTGGAACGGCCCATGTTTCGCACTCGTGGCGGGCGAACAGCTCACTGTTGTAGACGCTGTCGAAATCTTGGAAAGCGTTCGAGAAATCCCGAATGAGACGCCGCTGCTCCGGGTTTATCTTCGTTGAATCCCACGCTTCCTTCATTTTATACAACGTATCTTCCGAGATGACGCTTCGGTCCTCAGCCACTCGCATTACGACAAGGCGGTCGAGGATACGTTGGACGCCTTCCCGGAGCGTTTCTAGTGTCAGTTCCGGTTCGTTCGAATGAATCTCGCTGGTAAGGTTTCCACGAGCGGATGAGAGTGCCTGTTGAACTGCCTCCGTGATTGGCTTCCGCTTCCGGGAGCGTTCAAGAGTCCCAAGTGACCCACGCGAAACACCACGCTTCGAGAGCTTCGAGAGCTTTTCCAGCCCACCTTCGGTCAGGAACTCGTCGACAGTGATTTCGAGGACAAGTCCATCCTCCGTTGCGTCTCTACTCTCGTACGTCCAGTACAGACGAATCTCTTCGAAGTTCGTCAAAACCGCCCATTCACATCGCTGGTGATAGGCGTAGTCGACAGCTTGGTCAACATACGAACGCTTCTCTCCGTCTTTAAGGCGGTACCCGTCAAGGTCTTCCGAGAACTTTTTTGCCTCGACGTAGAACTGATCCCGACCATTCAACACCATTGCGTAGTCCGCAGGACCGACGTCTGTCTGGTGTTCTGGACGAACTTCTTCGCTCTCGGTATCCCACCCCAGCGCTCGGAGAAGCGGGTTAATGAACTGCTGACGAACTGCTGCTTCTCTCTTCTGCCGTCTCTTGGTGTCTGAGGTGGAGTTGTAGTTGTCAACGAGGTCTTCAAGAGAGTCTGTATCGACTCCTTCACGAAGTTCAGTTACCGACATGATTACTCACCTGTCACCCCGTCGTCCACTTTTTTCCGAACCAATATCTCTTCGTCGTCGATATGCCACTGAACAACATCTCCAACTTCAAGCTCAAGCAGGTTTCGTACCGGCCGGGGTACAGTCGTTGTGTTACTTGGACTAATCTTTGTTTCGTCAAGCGGTCCCATCATTGATATATGTCTATTGATTGATTCCTAGAGGATTAATAATCTACTGGTATACACTAATCATACACTTACCGAACGCGAATGAGGAATCCTTCTGTCTGCTCGAATCGGCGGCCAACTAGTTTGAACACCTTATAGTCTCGACATTGTGTGATTTGTAGAAATCCAAACTGCGAATCTCTGTTCCACACCTCCAGTACTTGATGAAGCGGTATGTGATATATAAAGAAGCCATTTTACGGCGAATTTGCTCTACAACCCTTCAAACGCCTGTTTTCCATCTTTGGAAGGTACTGCCTGGTAGTTTAGTACGCGGCAGTGACCTTATGCACCACCGTTCCGTCTGTCGACCCGAATGGTCGAGTACGACAAGGAGCAGGCTCCCCTCAGGGGCGACGCGCTCCAGAAACGCTGCGTTTGAGGAGTTCCCAGTGAGCGGTTTCTTACTTATGCCGGACGCCAAACAAACAGACAGGAGCAATCGTCACGTCGCTGTCCGTCTCCACATAGCGCTCGACGTTCAGTCTCATCAAGTTCGACCCCTCTCCCCGTTATCGATGTGTAAATCGTCGATATCCCTGTGGAAGAAGAGCTGTAAACGCCGTCTTGGTTGATCAGTGCGTCTCAAAGGCGGGAGATCTCGGGGGAGACGATTAGTACTCCCCGAACTGAGAGGGCTAAGATCAGTTGTCATCTAGAACTAGTGTGAATACATTACTTCACACTAGCTTTGAGTACTACGGACTAATTCTATCGCAATAGATAATAAAGATTTCTAATCCAAAGACAGATATATTCACGATCAGGCAGGTCTCCTGAGCACCGTTCTCGGCTTAGTGGGTTCTATCCTTGTAGTTCGCCTATCTCGTCTTCCTACCCCAACCCTCGCGTAGCATTTTACACATCGATGACGGGGAGGGGGAGGTAGCTGCTAATTATCCTATACGGTGAATGTACTGCTCTTACACTTCGAACACGGGGGGAGACACCTGTACGGTCTGTTCACACTTCATGGAACTTCTTCAGTTGAGCCGTGACAACTGTCTGTAAGAGTTCTCCCTGTTCGCTAATTCGTTTCAACCGTCCATCATCGACGATCCGGTCCATCATCGCAGCCGGATCTCCGGTGAACGTGAACTCCATATACATCCCGCCCCCTCGCCCTCGACTCTTCCTAACCGTCGATATCAAACCATACGTCGAAAGCTCCTTGACGTACTTGACGTACGTCTCTCGGGTCATTTGGTCTGCGTCAAGTCTATCGGTAACCCACTGATACACTCGAAACCCAACCGGACTCGGGACTGAACTCCCTGTCTGCTTCGAATAGGAGGCAACGGCTGCTGTCGCATACAGCGAAATTTTCTTTTGCGTGGTGAGTCCCTCAACGAGCTTCAGCGACCGATCTTTATCGATCTCCTCTTGGGATTCTCGGACGTGTTCCTCGCGTACTCGCTCGTCGCCACGCTCATCGGCCAGGTCACCGGCGCCCCGGAACAGGTCGATCGCCTTCCGTGCATCGCCATGGCTCTGCGCTGCAAACGCGGCGACGAGCGGGATCACGTCATCATCTAGCGCTGTGGAGCGGAAGGCATCGCGCCGATTTTCAAGGATTTTGCGTAACTGATTGGCATCGTAATCGGGGAAGTAGACGTCCCGCGGATTGAACGAACTCTCTGCTCGCCCATCGATGTTTTCCATGAACTTCGGGTCGTTCGTGAGTGCTGCAACCGACACACGCCCTTGGATCTCGTTCGTATTGCTCGCGCGTGAGAGCTGGTACAGGAGCTTCGAATAGGCGGGCTCTTCACTCGTCTGTCGTCCGACTAGTAAATCGATTTCATCGAGAACGAAGATGACTGAGTCGTAGTGTTCGTTAACGAGTTCGTACAACCGTCGATATTTCCGTTTCGTGGACACCCCCGTCTCAGGCACGCCGATGTCCGCCCCGACGTTTGTCGCGACACTCTGCACCAGTTCGTATACTGCTTGATCAAGGGTGTTTATCGGCTGGCAATTTATTTCAATGACACCAAAACTCTCGCCTCTCGACCGGCAGAGATCGATGATCTGTTTCGTTACAGCACCAATGATGAGCGACTTTCCTGTTCCTGCGGGTCCGTACAGCAGCATGTTTGGAGGGCGATTCCCCTGGAGAGCAGGCCGTAGGAACGACACGACCGACTCGAGCTGGTCATCCCGACCGACGATTCGCTCCTCGTCGATGATCGTGTCCGGCTCTACGAGATTCCGGTTAGTGAAGACAGATACGCCACCCTCCTCATCGAGCATGTCCCGAATCGATCGCTGTGAGTCTTCGTCTACGTCTGCTTCTCCACTCATCGGACTAGCGTTGACAGCACTCTCTCCTTTTTCAGCCTCCGGTTCAGGTTCTTCATCGTCTCGATGAGAGTAATTTGGTTCGTCCTGAGTGCTGTCGGTCATACAACTACTGTTGCGGCGAGGAATAAAAAGTGTGACCCTCGTAGATGTATATCGACGACTCTTCAGAGCCGATGACCCGATATTTGGCGTTTCTGCATGCTTGATCGCTGTACCGATATCGGAGTGATTCATTGCATACACCCCCCACCTTCGATGTGTAAGCCAGACGTCTGACACCCCGCAATCGATGTGTAAAATCGGATCGCCTACCCCCCGTTGTCGATGTGTAAATACGACTTCTACAGACTCTGGTATCCTCTTTTGCTACTGTCAGTACGTATCGGTCTCAATCCGAGGTATAACTACAATAATCTCGTCGTCCCCTCCATCCCTTCTTACCAAACAATAGAACCAGTGTCAATTCTACTGTTTGGTAAGAAGCCTAGTGGCGAACTAGTGTCAACGCATAGAAAACGTCGTCGAAACGTCCGCGACGCACAAGCAGTACTACCATGAGTGGCCTCGGTATCACTGGTTTCGACGTATCATCATGCACCCAAATCTTGACTCCCGTAGAGCGTCAACGCTGTCAACAGGGATGTCGCATCAGGTCCGTCTCAAAGACGACGTATATGAACGGATCAAAGCAAGCAAACGCGACGATGAGTCATTCAGCGACGCCGTCGAGCGGCTCATTGGTGGGCGGTCGCTCCGAGAGCTCCGCGACGTCTTCGACGAGAAACAGGGAACCGAGATGCGGGATGCAATCGAGGCTGCCGACCGGACGGACCGCGACGACGTCCGTCAGATCGCAGAGCGCTTCGAATGATCGTCGACACGAGCTTTATTCTGGACGTCATCGACGATGTCGATGCTGCCGTCGCGAAGGAACGAGAAGTAGTGCCGGACCCGCCCGTACGTGTCTTTAGTCCCGCATCAAACCATCTGTGGTGCTTCTGTAAGCGTTACCCCTCGATGACTCTATCTCACATTCAGCCATCGGCTCACTTCTGTGACAGCCACGACTAGTGATCAGCGCTCGGGTTGACCGACGTAAGATTCGGTTCATCGAATGTGAGCGCATCTTGTACTGCCACTGGGAGCTCCGGACGCGGCGCTGCTTCATGACGCTCGATTTTCTCTGTCTTGCGTGTGTTTTCGTACAGGGCACGAGCAATCGGGAGTCCACGGAGGTACTTGTA includes the following:
- a CDS encoding phospholipase D family protein; this encodes MIFAGGPGKSLEAGEYVERAISDIASQSLVRAGFAYATETGLETFLRGETTNDWRDLTDSEWIVGLDQGITEPGALKNLQSHGNTEVRVYLPGDRLSVETLTGRPRFHAKTISIESFKHSSQRRLFITSANLTHAALGGTPSNYELGIAKSVADGLEPEEVKTFDTWWDSVWKNSKPVTDELIEQYSEIREEAHTQNPILGEYEASEHVRYASDAQCLWIETEKMTGGSRNQLEFNEELSRFFTRPSDDTNRIIIDFNGRVYDERPVNTRITDPPFGVRIRKLGLPTGFNYREKVIHLEKVLTDPGEKPRYRLTVRERGDKDVAEWKRLSEESGIVDETGGGRAYGYYK
- a CDS encoding Eco57I restriction-modification methylase domain-containing protein, with the protein product MSVTELREGVDTDSLEDLVDNYNSTSDTKRRQKREAAVRQQFINPLLRALGWDTESEEVRPEHQTDVGPADYAMVLNGRDQFYVEAKKFSEDLDGYRLKDGEKRSYVDQAVDYAYHQRCEWAVLTNFEEIRLYWTYESRDATEDGLVLEITVDEFLTEGGLEKLSKLSKRGVSRGSLGTLERSRKRKPITEAVQQALSSARGNLTSEIHSNEPELTLETLREGVQRILDRLVVMRVAEDRSVISEDTLYKMKEAWDSTKINPEQRRLIRDFSNAFQDFDSVYNSELFARHECETWAVPNETLKDIIDELYEYNFEYLDADILGSIYEDYLGHAIREKEEGLELEEIDDVRREGGIYYTPVPVVEYIVDSTLGERLNRVMDDVRSELNCEDPDFKAAANRFSEVEQIRFLDVSCGSGSFLIKAYDKFEACYKEYQNLVRAARPEEAKLDDYSRIKNFSDYRQRILRNNLFGVDLDYQATEIASVNLFLKALKSGEKLPTILEENIKRGNSLLNGPNEAVASTLEISVEEADEMGAFDWETEFEEIVGANGDGFSVIAGNPPWGADVDDYRDWVEGEGQYSLASGQYDTYELFIELTAELLGDGGTLGFIIPDSIFREEHEELRKWLAMNYTVDQIHKLGEGVFEDVWTGSAIIQYTKTPSMGDNVVECSVLRKEDRDRMQGAGGTALSTLITERQNTKVQQRILDEPDYAFKPFADEDDYAIMDIMGTDTVDTAEVLFDSRGDEIGKSGEVMRCPSCMNWDTYPQKRAASKGGGYYSKTCTHCEKEYEFEEAYETREIIKNHCPDSSWKRLYFGEHVTRYRESGHAFIDDSIDGIDFEDENLYSPPKILLRKTGFGFNAFIDYTDARCLQVVYVFRLLEDRDPEFEQYDLEYFLGLLNSRVMLYYYTKERSEIEWQSYPYKTQGLVMGLPYPEVDFDDEEEKERYDRFVNLVRNACKSNGKIDRGDDWEIEKLAYDFYGIPEDKRTRIRNELNELQRLQVVRELFPDAE
- a CDS encoding AbrB/MazE/SpoVT family DNA-binding domain-containing protein, with translation MMGPLDETKISPSNTTTVPRPVRNLLELEVGDVVQWHIDDEEILVRKKVDDGVTGE
- a CDS encoding orc1/cdc6 family replication initiation protein, whose product is MLDEEGGVSVFTNRNLVEPDTIIDEERIVGRDDQLESVVSFLRPALQGNRPPNMLLYGPAGTGKSLIIGAVTKQIIDLCRSRGESFGVIEINCQPINTLDQAVYELVQSVATNVGADIGVPETGVSTKRKYRRLYELVNEHYDSVIFVLDEIDLLVGRQTSEEPAYSKLLYQLSRASNTNEIQGRVSVAALTNDPKFMENIDGRAESSFNPRDVYFPDYDANQLRKILENRRDAFRSTALDDDVIPLVAAFAAQSHGDARKAIDLFRGAGDLADERGDERVREEHVRESQEEIDKDRSLKLVEGLTTQKKISLYATAAVASYSKQTGSSVPSPVGFRVYQWVTDRLDADQMTRETYVKYVKELSTYGLISTVRKSRGRGGGMYMEFTFTGDPAAMMDRIVDDGRLKRISEQGELLQTVVTAQLKKFHEV
- a CDS encoding antitoxin VapB family protein — translated: MSHQVRLKDDVYERIKASKRDDESFSDAVERLIGGRSLRELRDVFDEKQGTEMRDAIEAADRTDRDDVRQIAERFE